Proteins encoded by one window of Dermochelys coriacea isolate rDerCor1 chromosome 13, rDerCor1.pri.v4, whole genome shotgun sequence:
- the SLA2 gene encoding src-like-adapter 2 isoform X2, which yields MAVALCSFPAGGEVEAVLQPGEQLNILSEDGEWWNVVSLATGKECSVPSSHVAKVWHRWLYEGVSLEKAEELLLLPCNRSGSFLIRESQTRQGCYSLSVRHTNHFSWDSIKHYRINRLENGWLYIAPRLTFPSLQALVDYYSEIGDGLCCLLKEPCFIQGAVRAPAQNLALPVVINKSALNWQELDSSTLFSEAPPTEGESPLSLGLREAISSYLFLTEELPPEKGSLWKST from the exons ATGGCAGTTGCCTTGTGCTCTTTCCCCGCGGGTGGGGAGGTGGAGGCCGTCCTGCAACCAGGAGAGCAGCTGAACATCCTCTCTGA GGATGGGGAATGGTGGAACGTGGTGTCGCTAGCCACCGGCAAGGAGTGTTCGGTCCCCAGCAGCCACGTGGCGAAGGTGTGGCACAG GTGGCTGTACGAGGGCGTTAGCCTGGAGAAAGCCGAGgaactgctgcttctgccatgCAACCGCAGCGGTTCCTTCCTGATCCGAGAGAGCCAGACCAGGCAAG GCTGCTACTCCTTGTCGGTCAGGCACACCAACCACTTCTCCTGGGACTCCATCAAACATTATCGCATCAACCGCCTGGAGAACGGCTGGCTCTACATCGCCCCACGCCTCACCTTCCCCAGCCTGCAGGCGCTGGTGGACTATTACTCCG AAATCGGGGATGGGTTGTGCTGCCTCCTCAAGGAGCCGTGCTTCATCCAAGGAGCAGTTcgagccccagcccagaacctggcGCTGCCTGTAGTCATCAACAAATCGGCTCTCAACTGGCAGGAGCTCGACAG CTCGACCCTGTTTTCGGAGGCTCCGCCCACAGAGGGGGAGTCCCCACTCAGCCTGGGCCTACGGGAAGCCATTAGCTCCTACCTCTTTCTGACGGAAGAGCTGCCCCCGGAGAAGGGCAGTCTGTGGAAGAGCACCTGA